The Marinilongibacter aquaticus genome has a window encoding:
- a CDS encoding DUF6438 domain-containing protein — MKTTTFILFIVTGLSSCTHKQTITEMPLREKMKGNWKTEYFKGAWKETAYIFTFQDSTCTYLHPWGEYSNYWINGDTLNIKERIIKWRDNERGGKITYKFLVDSITSDNLTLKPITEETKKLLDNYENEVFDKIHLIKIKSQFDWKTERIGFYSTVCFGTCPSMYFEIDSVGNILFNGKYFTEKEGFYSGKLSAYQFEIIKSEVNSIRLDSLNKMYSANWTDDQTCGVIIKTSNTTYKSSAYGFDKEPIELRILFHRLMELYKNVELKKDTTIQEKFKFKGVQ, encoded by the coding sequence ATGAAAACAACGACATTCATATTGTTTATTGTAACCGGATTATCAAGCTGTACTCATAAACAGACTATAACCGAAATGCCTTTAAGAGAAAAAATGAAAGGCAATTGGAAAACTGAATATTTCAAAGGGGCTTGGAAAGAAACCGCATATATTTTCACTTTTCAAGATAGTACTTGCACCTATTTACATCCTTGGGGTGAATATTCAAATTATTGGATTAATGGTGATACGTTGAACATCAAAGAACGAATAATAAAATGGAGAGATAATGAACGCGGTGGAAAAATAACCTATAAATTTTTAGTCGACAGCATAACATCAGATAACCTTACACTTAAACCAATAACAGAGGAAACAAAAAAACTTCTCGACAATTATGAAAATGAGGTATTTGATAAAATTCACTTGATTAAAATCAAAAGCCAATTTGACTGGAAAACTGAAAGAATTGGTTTTTACAGTACAGTTTGTTTCGGGACATGCCCTTCAATGTATTTTGAAATTGATAGTGTAGGGAATATACTTTTCAATGGTAAATATTTCACTGAAAAGGAAGGATTTTACTCTGGAAAATTATCTGCATACCAATTTGAAATAATAAAATCGGAAGTTAATAGTATAAGGCTCGACAGCTTAAATAAAATGTATTCCGCCAATTGGACGGACGACCAAACTTGTGGGGTTATTATAAAAACAAGTAACACAACTTATAAGAGTAGTGCATATGGATTTGATAAAGAACCAATAGAGCTAAGAATACTTTTCCATAGACTAATGGAATTGTATAAAAATGTAGAGTTAAAAAAGGATACGACTATTCAAGAAAAATTCAAATTTAAAGGAGTCCAATAG